In the Plasmodium gaboni strain SY75 chromosome 13, whole genome shotgun sequence genome, ttttaaaaattgtcaattttttatattttatatattttacaatttatttttcaaaatacttataaatattatatatatatatatatttttttttaaaaacagatattatatatttgttttttttttttttttttttcattctaatgaaaatataatattttaataaaatatatataatatatatctattttttaaaataaaatattataaattattatataatattatatttttgataaattttatattattattattttttcttccatatattaattatttcttataataatttttttttttttatatcttttacttatatattatactattcaattttttttttttttttttaattatatttatatttcaaaatGCCGGGTAGCACAAAGAGTGATACAAAATTAGAAAACGAGATTAGAATTAGTTACAAGAGTGATGCATTAGATTATGTCTATAAAGCTATTGTATTATTTGAGACCTATGatgaaattattttatcagGAGTAGGAAAAGCTATAAGTTCTGTTGTTAATGTAGCTGAAATGGTAAAAAGGAGAGCCAAGGGCTTACACCAATTTACCAAGCTTTACGAAAAGGAGCATGTAATTAAAAGGtttgtataaaaaaaaaaaaaaaataataataataaaataaaatacaattAATACCAACATAAatgcacatatatatatatatatatatatatatatatttatatgtatatattgTTCTATCTGCGTAACATAAATTATTGAATTTATATCccttttttaaaatgactgataatatattccatttaattttatttcattttccAAAAATTGTAGAGAGGATAATAGTGGCTTGAAAAAGAACGCAAAAAATGAAGACAAAAAGTCGGGAGATGAAGAAGATGAGGAggaagaagaagaagaagaagaggaaaacaataaaaataaagatgCAAATAATAGAACCGTTGAATTTATTACTACTGTCCCATGtatgaaaattattttatcaaaaaatgatgataaaattGACAAAAATGAAATAGGTTATCAAAAACCATTAGACGAAAAAGAAGTAAATGTTATGACACCAGAACAAATATTAAAGGAAAAATCTTATAGAAGAAGATGTAAgatattgaaaaaaaaaatatatatatgtaaataaatatataaattatattatatattatcttgtattatattttttttttatttataattttttttttttttttttttttttttttttgtacaGATAGAAGAGGACGTGGTGGAGATCGCTTTAGATCATATCGAAGAAACTATTATGAAACATCCATGTGGAATAATAGAAGatatgaaaaaagaaattaatgAACTGTATTCTTTAATGAAATAATTGTAatgtttttaattttacatatttttatttatatgtatttttttatatagattgatatatatatatatataatatatttttatatttttgtatgGCTAAATTcatgtatttatttttcatagagtttgaataatatatatgaattatatatttaatataattatacatgtatacatttttattatttgtttatgtattattatatatatattatatatattatacaaagaggaatacatacatattttattattattattattatttatttttttatatatatataatgtatattttcgtttattattttttaaattaccatatatatatttataacatttatgcgtatatgtaaaagaataaatataaaattttatactattttaaatgtttttaaataataaaattaaaaatttacttattataattattattaatatattttattaataaaaagacAGTGTGATATAACAACccttaaaaatattaaatctattttaaaaaaatacatcTTCATATAAAATCGTACTTTTTATGATTGATAATTAGAGCTTGAAATTTTAAATGAATGGAATATActacaaataatattatataaatagacctgcatacatacatatatgtatgtttattatatatacatatatatatatatatatatatatatatatatatagatagacttttatttatgttgaaaattttatattccATATAAGGTAGCAAAAGAATTCTATAAGAGTATCCTATTTCTTTATCATTTCTTATCACTTAAGATacaaaaatttaatttattattaaattaatcttatttatatattttatatattatgtatttttcttgtatttaaaaaaaaaaaaaaaaagaagatgtaataaacatataacaaatttttttaagaatatgaataatatatctaattcgataacattttatatagatataatagtaatattaagatatattatgttttgtttttttatgtatttcTAAATTGAATTAAAGTAATATCTTTGaacttattatttttttacaaaagatataattttttgccacctttttgtaaataacaagaaaataaaaatattgaataATTCATGAACATgcataataatatatatgaaaaaaaaaaaaaaaaaaaaaattatcttttttttaaattattcaaTTTATCATGAATTGTTTGTTAAAATATCAACGTAagtttattttatttatacttttttttttttttttctaaatataaatatgttgAGAAATATTTTCCTGGTTCCCTTATGTGTATATTCATaaggaaataaaatataaaaaatatatacatttataataatacacacatatatttaCCTTTTTGCAGAGAAtaaatacttttttttttttttttttttttttctgtgTATGTAATTCAGCATTAGTTGTTATAAGTATTTtgtataataatgtatataaataatatataaatatattgagTAAATAATCCTTTTattgaataaaaaaaaaaatttttttttttttttttttttatatctttccgtttaatagaaataatttatgaaatttgaaaaaatatgtatcacttaaattttatacatacatatatatatatatatatatatatatatattttataatataaatattaatgttataattttttaataaagttataattgtttttttatttattttatttttttttatgtatttattttatgaaatatatgtttgtttatatgtatgtatatatatatatatatatatatatatatatatatatatgtatatatttatataccatatgtatatgtatttttttatatattatttttttttatggAAAGTGTTGTAcatatttttgtattatatatattaaattaatgaaatatattacaaaatctttatatcatcttatatattatgtatacataattattattaaaaattttatataatagCCTTATGGCAATTTTAAAATGTagtaataattatattatggAATAAAACTGAAAATTGATAAACAATgatatgtttttataataatacattttttttttagcTTTTGCactttttattatttatttttttttttattcctttttattttttttttttttttttttttttttgtttttgttttcttgttttttttttttatatttcctttttttgtaattttaattttttcaaaaattttataaaaatacatgtatcatatatgtatttcatataattatagaaaaattGACAAACATATGTAatgtatgtatatgtatgcatatatatatatatatatatataaggacataatggaaaataaaaaataaaaagatagaataataaaaataaatataaaaaaaaaaaaaaaaaaggtaaCAATGTTTGAATCATTAGTTGAAAAACTTTTGAATAAATTTTTAGCTCCATATGTGGAAGGTATAGAACGGAATTTACATTTGGGTGTCTGGTCAGGTAATATCGTATTAGAGAATTTAAAATTGAAACCACAAATAACTGAAATATTAGACTTGTCATTTAAGATAATCCATGGAAATATAGgaagaataaatatacagATACCATGGAGCAGTTTAGGCAAAAGCCCTGTGTGCgttttaataaaaaatgttcatatatatataaaaccaagatgttataaaaaaagtgaAGAAGTTATTATAGAAGAATTAAGAAAAGCTAAAATGCATAGATTACAATTATTAGAAGAAGAAATTTCTCTTATTAAGTTACAAAAGAATAATGAGAAATCTTCTGAAAAGTCTACacttatatttaaattattaaataaaattattaataatattcaaataGATATTCaagatatattaattcattttgAGGATCCAGATAAAAACTTTTCTATTGGTTTTATTTTGAAATCCTCTTCAGTCAAAAATTGTCAAAATAATGAGGACATCTCAACACAAGCAAATTCAAATGCagaaaataaaacattGAATCACATAATTGAATTTAAAGGATTATGTATTTATAGCAATAGTGATATAAAATCAAGGACAAAGAAAAAAACtagaaagaaaaataaaaagagaAATAAAGATATAGTAGAAATATTGGAAGATGATAAGGATAAAGACAATGGGAAGGATTCATCAAATGGTAAAAACAcaaatgaaataaaatataagaataatgaaatttcattaaataatgaaaagTTACATAATATGAATAAGAGAGAAACAGAGCATATGGAAATATTTGATATTTCGTCAAACGTAAAagatgataatgataataatataaatagtaatgataataatataataaatagtaatgataataatataataaatagtaatgataataatataaatagtaatgataatattataaataataatgataataatttaaatagtaatgataataatttaaatagTAACGACAAATTctttgataataatgacaaaaaattagatagtaataacaaaaataatgaCACACATGATTACTCAAAATTCAGTAGTAATGATAGTGGCAACCAAGatgattatttaaaaaCCACCTTAAATAGAATAAGCAGCtttttaaaagaagaagaaaatattattttacacaattataattttgaatatttaataaaacCCTTTGACTTAGTATTACCAGTAGAACAGTcaagtaataaaaaagaattaaaagCTAAATTAGAAATAAGTGATAAATGGGAAGGTATTACTCTCACGAAAACACAAATAACCAAaattatagaaataatGAATGAAGCTAATAAATCTAGGAATCAAACcaataaattattattaaaacatGCATGGACAGTTCGATTAGATATCGAATCGTTACGAAATGAAACAAAAAACGAATTTATAAatctatataataaagTATTAGGagaagaatataatataagtAATACAGAATTATCTGCACAAGAATTAAATAGATTacaaattttatatgatgTTGTAGGTGTTCGACATTTAGCAAAATGGAGACTACAATGTAGGAGCACATTAGAAAAATTtatagaagaaaaaaatttaaagaagaaatttttatatgattcaatatataaacaacAATCTTGGTGGTCATGGGTAACTggtaataaaaaagaaattgaaaataaagtacaaagtattttaaaaagtgaacaagatataataaatgaaaatgagTTGTTTATGATACAAGAAGCTATGACAAATGATGATAACTATGATGTTGTTATGCCATCAAAATATGATTTTCAATTTAAACTAGCTAATTTTTGCATTAATGTATATGATGATTGTAAAAAGAGgataacaaataataaaaaggaaaataataataataataatattaataataatagtaataatagtaataatatttatattacagGGGTTAACACAAATGTTAAAGATGATATGGATGGACATCATATAAGAGaagataaattaaattttcataatattgTAAATGATGAATTAAGTATAAATAGTAGTTGTGAAACCTTATTGACAAGTTCCATAAATTTAAGTTCCAATGATTCAAAAGTAGATAAAAAAAGTGTAAGATATGAACGAGTCAATATATTGtctataaatttttatcaaatatattcttctttATCCTTACAATCAGTTGTTGATCATAATGATCATGATAATTTTCAATGGAAGTTTATTATTGAATTACAAAATTTTATAGCAAAACACAAAAATAAGGTATTTATGGAATTTAggaataataaaaattcctttccatataatatgaatacaTCAGGAAGTCTATATAAAAATTCTATATTctattcattattatatagtCAATCTGTTTGCGCTTATTTAGAAATTAATCATTTAGTAACAGAAAAGGGGAATACATTATCGACTATATTAAGACTAAACCCCTTGGAGCTTTATTTATCTCcattattaattaaaagTATATTGTCATTTACCTTTCCTCTATTagatataattaataaaagtCACAAGACTGTAATGAAAAAGTACAAGAGTAAAAATGTTAGTTTATCTGTGGAAAAGCAAAAACAAAAGGAAGAAGCTTCATCAGCGActattattaaaaagaagGAATCAAATTCTGGGAcaagaaaaagaaataataaaaataagaagAGCCATCATGAAATTggaaatataaagaaagaAACAAATAATGAAGAATTTCTCAAGGGTGAAGGAAATGATACGATAAAAGAAGATgatcataaaaataaaaataatgatgataatgatCACAATAATGATAATCATGATGAAtgtgatgataataatgatgatgataataataatgatgataataataacgATGAGGAAgaagatgatgatgaagatgatgaGGATGACGAAGAAGCATTActacaaataaaaaaaatggaacAATCAGAATTATTAGAAGGATTAAAAGAAAGAGGAGaaaatgtttataataGAGCTGTTCAACACCTTCCAgaattatttgaattttatatacatatatgtgGTCCCATTTTACATTTCGACAATTTGACAAACGGTATAGTAGAATTGCATTTAGGTAATTTGGTAGCAAAAACAGAACACCCatgtacatataataaatttaatttaatatttgaaTTTAATGAAACGCAAATAACATGCTTAAAAATAGGCTCAGGATATATGAAGAAGGATGAAAAATGTAAAAAGgatataaattttaatgagaacaaaaaatatatagataataaatCAGCAAAAGCATATAAGAAAATGGATAAAagtaatatttatttagaaataaatgaagaaggcttattttcaaataatgCAATAGATAATACCGAAATGGATGATTTAAAAGATAGTTATTTTAATAGTATAAAAGAAAAGGTTTTAACGGGtgaaaaattttatatattacaacCAATTCCAGTAAAAATCTATGTAGAATATGAtttgaaaatattgaaaacaaatattatattagatggaatattttttcaaattaATCCAGATGCCATCAGTATCATTTTAGCAGTTCCAACATCTATAACTAGATATCTGACTGGAGTTTATTCtaaaaataagaatgaGAATGAATTTAATAAGAACAAGAAGAAAACTTCtgtagaaaaaaaagaaggaGATTTAATGAAAGGAGATGATATTACAAGAGCAAGTTTGTCAAATATTGATAATGGTGCATACAAAAGAAATAGTATTActgatattataaaaaggaataaagagaattataatatggtagaaatgaataataaaggta is a window encoding:
- a CDS encoding DNA/RNA-binding protein Alba 2; this translates as MPGSTKSDTKLENEIRISYKSDALDYVYKAIVLFETYDEIILSGVGKAISSVVNVAEMVKRRAKGLHQFTKLYEKEHVIKREDNSGLKKNAKNEDKKSGDEEDEEEEEEEEEENNKNKDANNRTVEFITTVPCMKIILSKNDDKIDKNEIGYQKPLDEKEVNVMTPEQILKEKSYRRRYRRGRGGDRFRSYRRNYYETSMWNNRRYEKRN